In Rhizobium sp. CIAT894, the genomic window AGGCCGGGATTCCCGGAGCCAAGGTGACGATCCGCGATCTGGCCGGCGACGGCGACCACTACGCCGCCGAAGTCGTTGCCGAAGCCTTCCGCGGCAAGAGCCGCGTGCAGCAGCACCAGATGGTCTACGAAGCGCTGAAGGGCAATATGGGCGGCGTGTTGCACGCGCTGGCGCTGCAGACCTCAGCGCCGGAGTGACATGCCGGCTTCAGCCGGTTGTAGGGGTGAGATACACGGACCTGCACCCCAATCTCCCTCATTCCTGTGCTCGGCACAGTGGAGGCAGGCGGCATAACCTACATCAAACACCTGCGAAGGGCTCTTTCTCCCGCCGACTGGATCGGCATAAATGCAAATACGTCTCGTCACCCTACCGTTACCGAGCACCACACCCCTCAAGCCGGCAGCTTGTCCTGCTCCGCATAGGCAAACACCGAGGCCGGCATCGGACCCGATGTCATCAGCGTGAAATCGAAGGCCCCCTTCATATCAGGCCCCAGCACATATTGCCGGTGGACGCGCAACTGATCCTTGCGGATCTTGCGGTAGTGCTCGCGCGTCAGCATCTGCTTGACGCGGATCAGGATCA contains:
- a CDS encoding BolA family transcriptional regulator, yielding MAMNPGDIEDMIKAGIPGAKVTIRDLAGDGDHYAAEVVAEAFRGKSRVQQHQMVYEALKGNMGGVLHALALQTSAPE